A window from Manduca sexta isolate Smith_Timp_Sample1 chromosome 24, JHU_Msex_v1.0, whole genome shotgun sequence encodes these proteins:
- the LOC115443040 gene encoding LOW QUALITY PROTEIN: KIF-binding protein (The sequence of the model RefSeq protein was modified relative to this genomic sequence to represent the inferred CDS: inserted 2 bases in 2 codons) produces MTSNMSAKEILNDFKENYTKVRKLLDEDSKNDPENEPYLSKYKAKKILSNMSESLKKLIGSDAVLDGNRLDAMLGSVLLNIGIIDMETEELTSSEKILMEAVDLLVPNASKPEIIVTLINVYNNLGILWSNRDEPKKAKSFLVQAKDLYENFKCTLKMPLPIEHIINYTGENVVEDFMFLEKAYTLTMYYLAQVFGALKENLKSAIYCHITLRRQLQYKDYEPIDWALNSATLSQFFAEQNXFYQSRHHLAASTILERYEEKLTAIESDEEAHLAKLETFKHRSADVARCWAKYCILLMTASKARLLSDAERMTDAITDMSNLTLEDNENICGGNIKNLIFPDLDVSKYENKIGDKFLLTYQDAREVFLSCQSWLNKAKEYYKLDTLASDYIELVQDSSQSYSYLAFFEEDDXRRAKMQKRRIDMLEDLIKEINPLYYLQYCRQIWFELGEVYSDILNIKLDKLNKTKEKPTPHALKKINMLCEKSIENYDHFLDSVKDKNGGMPVKLDYDLIRPVISAYAFIGRNSMKRIGLDKSIQLSYVQKSYDSYQAVVDICKNSEDAAAMMHEEYRLCDEMAKILPIKIKKMQSEVAE; encoded by the exons ATGACAAGCAACATGAGTGCTAAAGAAATATTGAATGATTTTAAAGAAAACTATACAAAGGTTCGCAAACTTCTCGATGAAGACAGTAAAAATGACCCAGAAAATGAACcctatttatctaaatataaggCGAAAAAGATACTCTCTAACATGAGCGAATCTCTGAAGAAATTAATTGGTTCTGATGCTGTTTTAGATGGAAACAGGCTAGATGCTATGCTGGGATCAGTGTTATTAAATATAGGGATCATTGACATGGAGACAGAAGAGCTCACATCTAGTGAAAAGATATTAATGGAAGCTGTTGACCTCCTTGTTCCAAATGCATCAAAACCAGAAATAATTGTcacattaattaatgtttacaacAATCTAGGCATACTGTGGTCTAACAGAGATGAGCCGAAAAAAGCCAAATCCTTTTTGGTCCAAGCTAAAGATTTGTATGAAAACTTCAAATGCACATTGAAAATGCCTTTGCCTATAGAACACATTATAAACTACACCGGAGAGAATGTGGTGGAAGATTTCATGTTTTTAGAAAAAGCTTACACATTAACAATGTATTATTTGGCTCAGGTGTTTGGAGCGCTTAAAGAGAATTTGAAATCGGCTATTTATTGTCACATCACACTTAGAAGACAATTGCAATACAAAGACTATGAGCCAATTGATTGGGCATTAAATTCTGCAACATTGTCCCAGTTCTTTGCAGAGCAGA GGTTTTATCAATCAAGGCATCATTTAGCAGCCTCTACAATCTTAGAGAGGTACGAAGAAAAGTTAACTGCTATAGAGAGTGATGAGGAAGCACATTTGGCAAAATTGGAGACGTTTAAACACAGATCTGCAGATGTAGCAAGATGTTGGGCCAAATACTGTATATTACTTATGACTGCATCTAAAGCTAGACTTTTGAGTGATGCTGAAAGGATGACTGATGCTATTACAG ATATGTCAAATCTTACCCTGGAAGACAATGAAAATATCTGCGGTGGTAATATTAAGAACCTGATCTTTCCAGATCTAGATGTCTCCAAATATGAGAATAAAATAGGGGACAAATTTTTACTCACATACCAAGACGCAAGGGAAGTTTTCTTAAGCTGTCAAAGTTGGTTAAATAAAGCCAAAGAGTATTACAAGCTGGACACATTAGCATCCGACTATATAGAGTTGGTTCAAGACAGTTCACAGTCATACAGCTATTTGGCATTTTTTGAAGAAGATG GGCGCCGAGCAAAAATGCAGAAACGGCGCATTGATATGCTCGAGGATCTTATTAAAGAGATTAATCCCTTATACTACTTACAGTATTGTAGGCAAATATGGTTTGAACTGGGAGAAGTGTATTCAGatatactgaatataaaactggaCAAGTTGAATAAAACTAAAGAGAAACCTACACCGCatgcattgaaaaaaataaatatgctttGTGAAAAGAGTATTGAGAATTATGATCATTTCTTGGATTCTGTTAAGGATAAGAATGGCGGAATGCCTGTTAAGCTGGATTACGATCTCATTAGGCCAGTGATTAGCGCCTATGCATTTATTGGACGGAATAGTATGAAGAGAATTGGTTTAGACAAAAGCATACAATTGAGCTACGTTCAGAAAAGTTACGATTCATACCAGGCAGTGGTTGATATTTGCAAGAACAGTGAAGATGCAGCCGCCATGATGCACGAGGAATATAGGCTGTGCGATGAAATGGCCAAAatattaccaataaaaataaaaaaaatgcaatcagAGGTAGCTGAATAG